From Candidatus Eisenbacteria bacterium, a single genomic window includes:
- a CDS encoding response regulator, translating to MNRTILIIDDDIDLVEVIRLTLEAEGFEVIDAQNGARGIELARQKNPDIILLDVMLEDIDEGFQVAYELRKGDDTKDIPILMLSAVSDQTGYSFDRDKDQEFLPVDEFIEKPVSPKALVDLVRKHLPANA from the coding sequence ATGAATCGGACCATTCTGATCATTGACGACGACATCGACCTGGTGGAGGTCATCCGGCTGACCCTCGAAGCGGAAGGTTTCGAGGTGATTGATGCGCAGAACGGAGCTCGCGGGATTGAGTTGGCGCGCCAAAAGAATCCTGACATCATTTTGCTGGATGTTATGCTGGAGGATATTGATGAGGGATTCCAGGTGGCCTACGAGCTGCGCAAGGGTGATGACACCAAAGATATCCCTATCCTGATGCTGTCGGCCGTATCCGATCAAACCGGCTACAGTTTCGATAGGGATAAGGACCAAGAGTTTCTTCCTGTGGATGAGTTCATCGAAAAGCCGGTCAGTCCTAAAGCGCTCGTGGACCTTGTGAGGAAACATTTGCCAGCGAATGCATGA
- a CDS encoding NADH:ubiquinone oxidoreductase, translated as MSAKTAQFITIRLSRASRRRSKMSKKARVAIFDFTGCEGCELNHLNFEAQLLDILEHVEIVEWREAMDEKADGYDIAFVEGSLSTPDCITRIHKIRRKAKFLVAVGACAVIGGVNAMKNTRPSEEIREEVYGKDKYLFPSLPALPLSAVVKVDFNVRGCPMTQIEFLKVFTALVMGKMPVEPDHSVCVECKLKENECVYDKGMICLGPVTRAGCDAHCPSFGQYCYGCRGLVSEPNLKAMEEILVNHGLSMDEAHKRLLLFNANQIEGVTS; from the coding sequence ATGTCTGCCAAGACGGCCCAGTTTATCACTATCCGGCTATCAAGGGCCTCAAGGAGGCGCTCTAAAATGTCTAAGAAAGCACGAGTGGCCATCTTCGATTTTACGGGATGTGAAGGGTGCGAGCTGAACCATCTGAACTTCGAGGCTCAGCTGCTGGATATCCTCGAGCATGTCGAGATTGTTGAATGGCGTGAGGCGATGGATGAAAAGGCCGACGGGTACGACATCGCCTTTGTCGAGGGGTCGCTGTCGACACCCGATTGCATCACTCGCATCCACAAGATCCGCCGCAAAGCTAAATTCCTCGTCGCGGTCGGCGCCTGTGCGGTGATCGGCGGCGTCAATGCCATGAAGAATACGCGGCCCAGTGAGGAAATCCGCGAGGAGGTTTATGGGAAAGATAAATACCTCTTCCCAAGCCTTCCGGCGCTTCCCCTGAGCGCGGTGGTCAAGGTTGATTTTAATGTCCGCGGCTGTCCCATGACCCAGATCGAGTTCCTCAAAGTCTTCACGGCTCTGGTGATGGGGAAGATGCCGGTTGAGCCCGATCATTCGGTCTGTGTCGAGTGCAAGCTGAAGGAAAACGAATGCGTTTATGATAAAGGGATGATCTGTCTTGGTCCGGTAACACGGGCTGGATGCGACGCCCACTGTCCGAGCTTCGGCCAGTATTGTTACGGATGCCGGGGACTCGTGTCGGAGCCGAATCTGAAGGCGATGGAAGAGATCCTTGTGAATCATGGGCTCTCGATGGATGAAGCGCATAAACGGCTGCTTCTTTTCAACGCCAATCAGATTGAGGGGGTGACTTCGTGA
- a CDS encoding hydrogenase maturation protease: MEIDMVKIIAVGNPYYGDDGVGAAVLTRIREESLFPNAELIDAQTDSLSLVEHFTNDGLHVIIDAAKMGLPPGGVARFLPDEVSQRIRWDRLSLHGFGLAETLELARRIDKVPERLVIIGVEPEIVEIDQGLSNSVAAAIPEILASIEAEVQSYESDHSDH; this comes from the coding sequence GTGGAAATCGACATGGTGAAGATCATCGCCGTTGGAAATCCGTATTACGGGGATGACGGGGTTGGCGCCGCGGTCTTGACCCGTATTCGGGAGGAATCCCTCTTCCCGAATGCCGAGTTGATAGATGCGCAAACCGATTCCCTTTCGTTGGTAGAACACTTCACTAACGACGGATTACATGTCATCATTGATGCAGCGAAGATGGGTTTGCCCCCCGGCGGCGTCGCCCGTTTTTTGCCGGATGAAGTCTCCCAGAGGATCCGGTGGGATCGGCTCTCGCTTCACGGGTTTGGTCTGGCGGAGACATTGGAATTGGCCCGGCGGATCGACAAGGTGCCGGAACGTTTGGTGATTATCGGAGTGGAACCCGAGATCGTGGAAATCGATCAAGGGCTCTCAAATAGTGTGGCTGCGGCCATTCCGGAGATTCTGGCGAGTATCGAAGCGGAGGTTCAGTCCTATGAATCGGACCATTCTGATCATTGA
- a CDS encoding GNAT family acetyltransferase codes for MTIRPYEESDEAGVAALWREVFPDAPLWNHPETDIHRKLTVQRELFFVAKAQPESASESEIIGTAMGGFDGHRGWVYYVAVNPRLRRKGIGKALMERVERGLIEIGCPKLNLQVRADNHTVISFYRRLGYNVEERASLSKRLE; via the coding sequence GTGACTATCCGGCCCTATGAAGAATCGGATGAAGCGGGCGTCGCCGCGCTATGGCGCGAGGTCTTTCCCGATGCGCCGCTCTGGAATCATCCCGAAACCGATATTCATAGAAAACTCACGGTTCAACGGGAGTTGTTCTTTGTCGCGAAGGCGCAGCCGGAGTCAGCATCGGAGTCGGAAATCATTGGAACAGCCATGGGTGGTTTTGACGGCCACCGGGGCTGGGTCTATTATGTCGCCGTGAACCCGAGGCTGAGGCGCAAAGGGATCGGTAAAGCCCTGATGGAGAGGGTTGAAAGGGGATTGATCGAGATCGGTTGTCCCAAATTGAATCTACAGGTTCGGGCTGATAATCACACGGTCATTTCATTTTACCGGAGACTTGGTTATAACGTAGAGGAGAGGGCGAGTCTCTCAAAACGCTTGGAGTGA
- a CDS encoding TonB-dependent receptor, whose protein sequence is MTSALKNARLLAILLIIIVIFKSGALLAEEPSEMLLFQEIPMVIGALVETETDMNPVSITVIDEEMIRITPARNLYDLLEVYVPGFHYMTHFDASHMGLRGLIVDRDYSFLLLVNGRCVNQRSHNGATTELENWDLNDIELVEVIRGPGSVTYGPGAVAGVINITTKGQAEPQGSSAGFQYVSGYHSQGAYASHSLIGSNYTILFYGSLTKTGGFTNPNIYAFAPPSREAGYVGTEDGTNVSMQTPILDFYPDSRDKPQMKLYGQMTFLREWKLWTRYVNSGTSRIVCWTDDPLNPDPELQTRWFQKRLTENGKWENNPSTGVQQAEITLENNHIFAHNLDLKTTLSALSTDQERIDDKTYGKGNYVENYAESNLLFKSLLRFSPTDKLKTAVGCEFSYDHLGMGWGDTDKDAFIMDDGVLFVSGPNSPALQARPWIGPDQQVYRTAYNMYNYALLGEISSMVFHRCNVLLSGRLDKHQFSKMVLSPRLAVIYNAENLGLFKLSLQRSIRENTLIQLAATDYFGNMEPEQEMFNGAELMYGRSFNNFTTDVSLFYSAADLLGWNASGGETDAEQFRTTSKAGNLKVGGVEMAVEYATDKGDLRIGINHVYCKQLDFSLAEGELGSYISRSESHDTDYESVSREGYGNDRMNWANNMTKFHSIARITDRLMVYNSIRATWGYEGNQNWMTMYEKGAQGKAVESLVEENIEHMRKNDIFEADVRFDMSVSYKLSSPLSVTIFGQNIIKPTKNWRYIYIQEGGAAIEEPTVIGLRAGYRF, encoded by the coding sequence ATGACCTCAGCTTTAAAGAATGCCCGACTCTTAGCCATCCTGCTCATCATCATTGTCATTTTCAAATCAGGGGCGCTGCTGGCTGAAGAACCGTCGGAGATGCTGCTCTTTCAAGAGATTCCCATGGTCATCGGCGCCCTGGTTGAGACAGAGACCGACATGAATCCCGTATCAATCACTGTCATTGATGAGGAGATGATAAGGATAACACCGGCCAGGAATTTGTATGACCTCCTCGAAGTCTATGTGCCTGGTTTCCATTACATGACGCATTTCGATGCCTCCCACATGGGTTTGCGGGGTCTTATTGTCGACCGTGATTACTCGTTTCTCCTCTTGGTAAACGGCAGATGTGTGAACCAAAGATCCCATAATGGGGCTACGACCGAATTGGAGAATTGGGATCTTAACGATATCGAGTTGGTGGAAGTCATCCGGGGGCCCGGTTCGGTGACTTATGGTCCAGGCGCTGTTGCAGGCGTGATCAACATCACTACGAAGGGGCAAGCAGAACCACAGGGTTCTTCCGCGGGTTTCCAATATGTATCCGGCTATCATTCGCAGGGTGCATATGCCAGCCACTCATTAATCGGTTCAAACTATACCATCTTGTTTTATGGAAGTCTTACAAAAACAGGGGGATTTACCAACCCCAACATCTATGCTTTCGCGCCCCCATCACGAGAGGCGGGATATGTCGGCACCGAGGATGGAACAAATGTAAGCATGCAGACTCCCATTCTCGACTTTTATCCCGATTCACGCGATAAACCCCAGATGAAGCTTTATGGCCAGATGACCTTTCTCAGAGAATGGAAACTGTGGACGCGGTATGTCAATTCCGGAACATCACGTATTGTATGCTGGACAGATGATCCGCTCAATCCCGACCCTGAATTGCAAACGCGCTGGTTTCAAAAACGTTTGACGGAAAACGGCAAGTGGGAGAACAATCCATCCACGGGCGTACAGCAGGCGGAAATCACCCTGGAAAACAATCATATTTTTGCCCACAATCTGGATCTAAAGACCACGCTTAGTGCGCTCTCCACAGACCAGGAAAGAATTGATGATAAGACTTACGGCAAGGGCAACTACGTTGAGAATTATGCAGAGAGCAATCTGCTCTTCAAATCATTGCTAAGATTCAGCCCGACGGACAAGTTAAAAACCGCCGTCGGATGCGAGTTCTCCTATGACCATTTGGGGATGGGATGGGGTGATACCGACAAGGACGCTTTCATCATGGATGATGGGGTCCTTTTTGTAAGCGGTCCAAACTCGCCCGCGCTCCAAGCCCGTCCTTGGATTGGACCCGATCAGCAAGTCTATCGAACCGCATATAACATGTATAACTATGCATTGCTGGGTGAAATCAGCAGCATGGTATTCCACCGTTGCAACGTATTGCTCTCCGGCCGGCTCGACAAACATCAATTCTCAAAAATGGTCCTATCTCCCCGTCTCGCTGTTATTTACAATGCGGAGAATCTTGGATTGTTTAAACTTTCCCTACAGCGATCCATCCGGGAAAACACACTCATCCAGCTTGCCGCAACAGATTATTTTGGGAACATGGAGCCGGAGCAGGAAATGTTCAATGGCGCCGAGTTGATGTACGGCAGATCATTTAATAACTTCACCACTGACGTATCGCTTTTTTACAGTGCCGCTGATCTACTCGGTTGGAATGCCTCCGGCGGGGAAACCGATGCGGAACAATTCAGAACAACCTCAAAGGCCGGAAACCTGAAGGTCGGAGGCGTCGAAATGGCCGTGGAGTATGCAACTGATAAAGGAGACCTCAGGATCGGCATCAACCATGTATACTGCAAGCAGCTGGATTTCTCACTCGCTGAAGGTGAGCTTGGCAGTTATATCAGCCGGTCGGAATCACATGATACCGATTATGAAAGTGTCAGTCGTGAGGGTTATGGAAATGACCGCATGAACTGGGCCAATAACATGACAAAGTTCCACTCTATAGCCAGAATCACCGATCGGCTGATGGTTTATAACAGCATTCGCGCCACCTGGGGATACGAGGGCAATCAGAACTGGATGACAATGTATGAAAAGGGCGCCCAAGGGAAGGCTGTTGAAAGTCTGGTCGAAGAAAACATCGAGCACATGCGCAAGAATGATATATTTGAGGCCGATGTCAGGTTCGATATGTCAGTATCTTATAAGTTATCGAGTCCTCTCTCCGTGACGATTTTTGGACAGAATATAATAAAGCCGACAAAGAATTGGCGTTACATCTACATTCAGGAGGGTGGCGCCGCTATTGAGGAACCGACGGTGATTGGTCTTCGCGCCGGCTATCGCTTCTAG
- a CDS encoding 4Fe-4S dicluster domain-containing protein — translation MTRLMLEQGRVDDFIRHLQAQRPVYAPRRKGQSSYVFAPVDDPNDVVLDYPRTLHSVKKYFLPPREELLNFNLKANSYGQPEIETANAIMLGVHSYDMHAVLRLDYNLAKGNKERNYFARRQGTLFIGVSFSPDKFHFSGSLGISPYDTTGFDLFLYKVDKGFALEIITAMGEKLLSGFDLPALGVPLPPHGEFQQHIYVPQSKLSEVFDHSQENAVWEEEAARCVSCGTCNMVCPTCYCFDVEDEVDVRVVEGTRNRRWDACMLRDFTEVAGGEVFRHKSAARQRHRVYRKFKYISDHTGEPWCVGCGRCTAYCTANISIVSIVNRLVNDYEKDSTARLPQTQPIIDRAREGHSDPAGEAKDLYSPVMAEIKSVQQMTDLEKLFEIQLPDGAELNHKPGQFVELSLFGAGEAPISISSSPAKKGVFDLGIRKVGRLTEMMHRLQPGDRVGIRGPFGNGFDLEKLKGKDVLIIAGGIGLVPLRSLINTVIADREAYGRLIICYGSKSDQELLFGNERKMWDEDPSIEFHVTVDRGSPDWTGKIGVITTLIPELALDLERTIACICGPPIMYRFVLLALKSKRFPEENIYLSLERRMKCGVGKCGHCQINNSYVCQDGPVYHYPAIKGLKEAL, via the coding sequence ATGACTCGATTGATGTTGGAACAGGGCAGGGTGGACGATTTTATCAGGCATCTCCAGGCACAGCGGCCCGTTTATGCCCCGCGGCGCAAGGGACAATCTTCCTATGTCTTCGCGCCGGTAGATGACCCGAATGATGTCGTACTCGATTACCCCAGAACCCTGCACTCGGTGAAGAAGTACTTTCTTCCCCCGAGGGAAGAGTTGCTCAACTTCAATTTAAAGGCGAATTCCTATGGACAGCCGGAGATCGAGACGGCGAATGCCATTATGCTGGGTGTTCATTCGTATGATATGCATGCCGTGTTGAGGTTGGACTATAACCTCGCCAAAGGTAATAAAGAACGAAACTACTTTGCCCGGCGGCAAGGAACTCTCTTCATCGGGGTCTCGTTCTCGCCCGATAAGTTTCATTTCTCGGGATCCTTGGGTATCTCTCCCTACGACACGACCGGCTTCGATCTCTTTTTGTATAAGGTTGACAAAGGTTTCGCTTTGGAGATTATCACCGCGATGGGGGAGAAGCTTCTATCCGGCTTCGACCTTCCGGCGTTGGGAGTGCCTCTGCCTCCGCACGGCGAATTTCAGCAACATATTTATGTGCCGCAGAGTAAATTGTCCGAAGTCTTTGATCACAGCCAGGAAAACGCTGTTTGGGAAGAGGAGGCTGCGCGGTGCGTGAGCTGCGGCACCTGCAATATGGTCTGTCCGACTTGTTACTGTTTCGATGTAGAAGATGAAGTTGATGTAAGAGTCGTTGAGGGTACTAGAAATCGGCGTTGGGACGCCTGCATGCTGCGCGATTTCACGGAGGTCGCCGGTGGAGAGGTTTTCCGCCATAAATCGGCGGCCCGCCAGCGGCATCGTGTCTACCGGAAATTCAAGTATATTTCTGACCATACCGGCGAGCCATGGTGTGTCGGCTGCGGGCGTTGCACGGCATATTGCACGGCGAATATCAGCATTGTCAGCATTGTGAACCGCTTGGTGAACGATTACGAAAAAGACTCGACAGCGCGTCTCCCGCAGACCCAGCCGATAATCGATAGGGCTCGGGAAGGACACTCCGATCCGGCCGGGGAGGCGAAAGACCTCTATTCACCGGTCATGGCGGAAATCAAGTCGGTGCAACAGATGACCGATTTGGAGAAACTCTTCGAAATACAGCTGCCGGATGGCGCAGAACTCAATCACAAGCCGGGTCAGTTTGTCGAACTCTCTCTCTTTGGCGCGGGTGAAGCGCCGATCTCGATCTCTTCATCCCCGGCAAAGAAGGGTGTCTTTGATTTGGGGATCCGGAAGGTCGGCCGGTTGACGGAGATGATGCATCGTTTGCAGCCGGGTGACCGCGTCGGAATCCGGGGCCCTTTCGGCAATGGATTTGATCTGGAGAAACTCAAAGGCAAAGACGTCCTGATCATTGCCGGGGGGATCGGTTTGGTGCCCCTGCGCTCTTTGATCAATACTGTCATTGCCGACCGGGAAGCTTATGGACGCCTCATCATCTGCTACGGCAGCAAGAGTGATCAAGAGCTGCTCTTTGGGAATGAGCGCAAGATGTGGGATGAGGATCCCTCCATCGAGTTTCATGTCACCGTCGATAGGGGTTCTCCCGATTGGACCGGAAAAATAGGGGTCATCACGACACTCATCCCCGAGCTGGCGCTTGATCTTGAAAGAACGATCGCCTGTATTTGCGGTCCGCCCATCATGTATCGGTTCGTACTCCTCGCCCTCAAATCAAAACGATTCCCGGAAGAGAATATCTATCTGTCGCTGGAGCGGCGGATGAAATGCGGTGTCGGCAAATGCGGCCATTGCCAGATCAATAACTCCTATGTCTGCCAAGACGGCCCAGTTTATCACTATCCGGCTATCAAGGGCCTCAAGGAGGCGCTCTAA
- a CDS encoding Ni/Fe hydrogenase subunit alpha, with protein MSQNLEIKVKHLTRVEGHGNIVVNMLEGVLEKAQLDIVEAPRYFEAMLKGRSFHEAAIITSRICGICSLGHQMTSFKTTEEALGLEISEQTIALRKILIHGATIQSNILHSLFLAAPDFLKVGSVFPLIGTHPEVVKAALRMKGLANDISSVIAGRAVHPISCVPGGFTKLPDAAQLAELKGRLEKEMIPDLTFAAEVLTSLASEIPGFTRDTEYISLRSDDDYALYDGDICSSDTGRVPDSEYRSMTNEFIVPHSTAKHSRANRSSFMVGALARWNNNHDRLCPEAMAVAEKLGLKAPCTNPFMNTIAQVVESVHCAIDAIRLIDSLLTKGIKPELPNQKPTRYGSGVGATEVPRGILYHEYAYDRQGRIMSANCVIPTSQNLANIDDDMKKIVPEICDRPKKEIIHGLEMLVRAYDPCISCSVHMLDVEFVE; from the coding sequence GTGAGTCAAAATCTGGAAATCAAAGTGAAACACCTGACCAGGGTGGAGGGTCACGGCAACATCGTCGTGAACATGCTGGAAGGGGTCCTTGAGAAGGCGCAGCTTGATATTGTTGAAGCGCCACGTTATTTCGAGGCGATGCTGAAGGGCCGGTCCTTCCACGAGGCGGCTATTATCACATCACGGATCTGTGGAATCTGTTCGCTTGGGCATCAAATGACCTCGTTCAAAACGACTGAAGAGGCCTTGGGGCTGGAAATCAGCGAGCAGACCATCGCCCTGCGCAAGATCCTGATCCATGGCGCGACCATTCAATCCAACATCCTGCACTCCCTCTTTCTGGCGGCCCCTGATTTTTTAAAAGTCGGATCGGTTTTCCCGCTGATCGGCACCCATCCCGAAGTAGTCAAGGCGGCGCTAAGGATGAAAGGGCTGGCTAATGATATCAGTTCGGTGATCGCCGGTCGGGCCGTCCATCCGATTTCCTGTGTCCCCGGTGGATTCACAAAACTGCCGGACGCGGCTCAGCTCGCGGAGCTGAAGGGGCGGCTCGAAAAGGAGATGATCCCCGATCTTACCTTTGCGGCGGAAGTGCTGACTTCGTTGGCATCCGAGATCCCCGGCTTCACCCGCGATACCGAGTATATTTCACTGCGCAGCGATGACGATTATGCCCTCTATGACGGCGATATCTGCTCATCCGACACAGGGCGCGTTCCCGACTCGGAATATCGATCGATGACGAATGAATTTATCGTCCCGCATAGCACCGCGAAGCACAGCAGGGCGAATCGCTCGTCATTCATGGTCGGTGCGCTGGCGCGCTGGAACAATAACCATGACCGGCTCTGCCCGGAGGCGATGGCAGTTGCAGAGAAACTTGGGCTGAAGGCGCCTTGCACAAATCCTTTTATGAATACGATCGCCCAGGTTGTCGAGTCGGTGCATTGCGCCATAGATGCCATCCGGCTTATTGACAGTCTCCTCACCAAGGGGATTAAGCCGGAGCTGCCGAACCAGAAGCCGACACGCTACGGTTCGGGTGTGGGAGCGACCGAAGTCCCGCGAGGCATCCTCTACCATGAGTATGCGTATGATCGGCAGGGAAGGATTATGTCGGCGAATTGTGTCATTCCGACGAGCCAGAATTTGGCCAACATTGATGATGACATGAAGAAGATCGTTCCGGAAATATGCGATCGCCCAAAGAAAGAGATAATCCATGGGCTCGAGATGTTGGTTCGCGCTTATGACCCGTGTATCTCCTGCTCCGTCCACATGCTTGATGTCGAGTTTGTGGAATAG
- a CDS encoding sigma 54-interacting transcriptional regulator, with translation MTSDNRPRLQGDQTLELCVAQRDNIRAIFDSVEDAIFTVDAACKIGNANQSFLRMIGIKEQDAIGKDPNDLLKLRYHSLRDVCDRTLGGEALHGLEVSITPPKGGTILAILSSAPLRDRERELGGAVIVLHDMTRLRALEEDLKRAQGRGKLVGNNVRMREIYELIDQLADNDVTVLITGESGTGKELVAGAIHGASHRSKGPFIRVNCAALSETLLESELFGHVKGAFTGAVNDRIGRFEAANEGTIFLDEIGSVSEAVQQRLLRVLQEREFERVGDTQTRKADVRVIAATNADLRRLVDERRFREDLYYRLHVVEINLPPLRERKEDIPVLAEHLLAQHTERMGRSATTISSDAMAALMACRWDGNIRQLENAIQRALVVVRGRVIHREHLPPELVGMGESEILGRSGSFRHSDSEEADLRRALEEAGGDKGRAAEILGIHRTTFWRRMKKHNFE, from the coding sequence ATGACATCGGATAACCGGCCCCGTCTTCAAGGCGATCAGACTTTGGAGCTTTGTGTCGCCCAGCGCGATAATATCCGCGCTATTTTTGATAGTGTTGAGGATGCCATTTTTACCGTCGATGCCGCCTGTAAAATCGGAAACGCCAACCAATCCTTCCTTAGAATGATCGGAATCAAAGAGCAGGATGCCATCGGCAAGGATCCAAACGATCTATTAAAACTCCGTTATCATTCCCTGAGGGATGTCTGTGACCGGACACTGGGAGGAGAAGCGCTGCATGGTCTGGAAGTCAGCATCACACCGCCAAAGGGGGGCACTATCCTGGCGATCCTCTCATCAGCCCCTCTCCGCGATCGTGAGCGTGAGTTGGGTGGAGCCGTTATCGTCCTCCACGACATGACCCGCCTAAGGGCTTTGGAGGAGGACTTGAAGCGGGCTCAGGGCCGCGGCAAGCTGGTCGGCAACAATGTTCGCATGCGTGAGATATATGAATTGATCGATCAACTTGCGGATAATGACGTGACGGTTCTTATCACCGGCGAGAGCGGCACGGGCAAAGAACTAGTGGCTGGTGCGATTCATGGTGCGAGTCATCGGTCAAAAGGCCCCTTTATTCGCGTCAATTGCGCGGCGCTTTCTGAGACATTACTGGAGAGTGAACTCTTCGGGCATGTTAAAGGCGCCTTCACCGGTGCGGTGAATGATCGTATCGGCCGGTTTGAAGCGGCGAACGAGGGCACGATATTCTTGGATGAGATTGGTTCGGTGAGTGAGGCTGTGCAACAAAGACTTCTACGTGTGCTTCAGGAGCGTGAATTCGAGCGGGTAGGGGATACACAAACGCGGAAGGCGGATGTGCGCGTTATTGCCGCCACCAACGCAGATCTGCGCCGTCTTGTCGATGAGCGGCGGTTTCGCGAGGACCTGTATTATAGACTCCATGTCGTTGAGATCAATCTTCCTCCTCTGCGGGAGCGGAAGGAAGATATTCCCGTCCTTGCCGAGCACCTTTTGGCGCAGCATACCGAGAGGATGGGGCGCAGTGCGACAACGATTTCATCCGACGCCATGGCGGCGCTCATGGCTTGCCGCTGGGACGGCAATATTCGTCAACTCGAGAATGCGATTCAGCGCGCCCTGGTTGTCGTTCGTGGGAGGGTTATTCATCGCGAGCATTTGCCGCCGGAGCTGGTGGGAATGGGGGAATCTGAGATTTTGGGCCGGAGTGGGTCTTTTAGGCATTCTGACAGCGAAGAAGCTGATCTTCGCCGGGCCCTTGAGGAAGCCGGCGGTGACAAGGGCCGCGCGGCGGAGATTCTTGGAATTCATCGAACGACATTTTGGCGAAGGATGAAGAAACATAACTTTGAATGA
- a CDS encoding potassium channel protein, producing the protein MARISFPAARIIWILLLLLIFVVGGTTIFIHFENLSLLDALYLTAETLSTVGYGNIAPETSEGKIVSLILMVAGASVALAAAGILVGFIVEGRLLRHFGARRMIKQIEKLKDHIILCGYGAMGRRVAAILKISGIPFVIVEKQSTLIEEIRESGMLVLEGEATQEEVLRQAGLTRAKGLLTAIGDDVENLYIGMTAKMIRPNLPIVCRVLSDKAVSHLKRAGINQVISPEEMGAGRMVQQLLRPEVVDFLDLMLTPGTTGAGLEAYQIPDGCKLAGQKLKDSGIRERFGLFVIALRRAGAYIPNPGSDVVIQDDDVLILVGTEAAFVKFRDELAPVC; encoded by the coding sequence ATGGCTAGAATCTCCTTCCCCGCGGCAAGAATAATCTGGATACTCCTTCTTCTCCTCATTTTTGTGGTGGGTGGCACGACCATCTTTATTCACTTTGAAAACCTATCACTTCTGGACGCCCTCTATCTTACCGCCGAGACACTATCCACGGTCGGCTACGGCAATATCGCGCCCGAAACAAGCGAAGGAAAGATTGTCAGCCTTATCCTCATGGTGGCGGGCGCATCCGTGGCATTGGCCGCCGCCGGTATCCTTGTCGGATTTATTGTTGAAGGGCGTCTATTGCGCCACTTCGGAGCTCGAAGAATGATAAAGCAAATCGAAAAACTAAAGGACCATATTATTCTATGTGGCTATGGTGCCATGGGCCGCCGAGTCGCCGCCATTTTGAAAATCTCGGGCATTCCTTTTGTCATCGTTGAAAAACAATCAACGCTCATTGAGGAAATTCGTGAATCCGGGATGCTCGTCTTGGAGGGAGAGGCGACGCAAGAAGAGGTCTTGCGTCAGGCCGGCCTGACCCGTGCTAAAGGACTGCTCACCGCAATTGGTGATGATGTGGAGAATCTATATATCGGAATGACGGCCAAAATGATCCGCCCTAATCTTCCCATCGTATGCCGTGTCCTCTCCGATAAAGCGGTCAGTCATTTAAAACGGGCCGGCATCAATCAGGTCATTTCTCCCGAGGAGATGGGTGCGGGCCGGATGGTTCAGCAATTGCTAAGACCCGAGGTGGTTGATTTCCTCGACCTGATGCTGACACCCGGGACGACAGGCGCTGGATTGGAGGCCTATCAGATACCGGATGGATGTAAGCTCGCCGGGCAAAAGCTCAAAGATAGCGGTATCCGGGAAAGATTCGGACTCTTTGTCATTGCCCTTCGGCGGGCGGGGGCCTATATCCCCAATCCCGGCTCCGATGTGGTCATACAGGATGATGATGTCCTCATTCTTGTCGGTACGGAGGCTGCATTTGTAAAATTCCGGGATGAGCTGGCGCCGGTTTGTTAG